In Streptomyces sp. TLI_146, the genomic stretch CGCAGGCACTCGCGCAACAGCTGCCACTCCGCGTGCCAGGCCCCGGCGGAGCGCTCATCCTCGGACAGCACGCACTGGGTGACGCCGGCGGCGAGCACGGGTACCTGGAGCGCCGCGCTGCGCAGCAGCGTCGCGAGCACCGGGTTGCGCTTGTGCGGCATGGCCGAGGAGCTGCCCCGCCCGGTGACCGCGGGCTCGGCGACCTCCGCGACCTCGGTGCGGGTCAGCGACTGCACATCCACCGCGATCTTGCCGAGGGCGGCGGCCGTGAAGGCGAGGGCGGCCGCGAGGTCCGCGAGGGGCGTACGCAGGGTGTGCCAGGGCAGTTCGGCCGTGGCCAGGCCCGTCTCCTGGGCGAAGGCGTCGGTGAGGCGTGCCGCGTACTCGCCCGGGTCCAGCGGGCCTTCGCCGTCGAGCCGCGCGTACTCCAGATATCCGGCGAGCGTCCCGGCCGCCCCGCCGAGGGAGACGGGCAGCCCGCCGTCCAGGACGCGCTCCAGCCGCAGGTCGGCGTCGAGCAGCAGCTTGCGCCAGCCCGCCGCCTTCAGCCCGAACGTGGTGGGGACGGCGTGCAGGGCCAGGGTGCGGCCCGCCATGGTCGTGTCGCGGTGCTCCCGGGCGAGCCCGGCCAGGGCGTCGGCGGACCTGGCGAGGTCGGCGCGCATCAGCCGCAGCGCCCGCTGGGCGACGAGCATCGCACCGGTGTCGAAGATGTCCTGGCTGGTGGAGCCGCGGTGCACATAGTGGGCGGCCGCCGGGTCCACGGCGGCGACGCGCTTGCTGAACGCCTGCACCAGACCCACCACCGGGTTGGCGGTCTCCCGCGCGGCCAGCGCCAGCTCCCTCAGGTCGAGGTGCTCGGCGCGGGCTTCGGCGCCGATGACCTCGGCGGCCTTCTGCGGCACGGTGCCGAGCCGGGCCTGCGCCCGGACGAGGGCGGCCTCGGCGTCGAGCATCGCCTGCAGCCACGCCAGGTCGCCGACCGCCTCCTCGACGGGAGTGCCGACGCGGACCGGCGAGAGCAGGCCGGAGTCGAGCAGGCTGCCGGGGCGGGTGGTCATACGAGTGCTCCTTGCAGACGGTCGGGGGCGGCGACCGAGGTGGCGGGACGGGGCGGGAGGGCCAGCACCGCGCGGGCGATGGCGTCGGAGTCGGCCAGGGTCACCGAGTCCACGCCCGGCCGGATCCCGGCCGCGGTCACCCAGTGCACGGCCTCCGTGGGCACACCGTAGGCGAACCGGCGCGGGTGCGCCCGGCCCCGGGCGTCGCGGACGCGGTAGGGGCGCTCGGCTACGGCGAGGCCGCCGGTCTCGTACCCGGTCGTGCTGCCCTGGATGGGCACCCGGTGGTTGACGGCCTGCCCGGTGGCGACCAGGTGCTGGAGCAGCGGGTCGGCGGCGCGCCGCAGATCCGCCTCGGGCAGCCGCGCCTCGATGAGCACATGGGCCCGCAGGGGCGGTCCGGGGACGGCCCGGGACTGGGCGACGAAGGCGGGGTTGACCGTGTCGATGCGTATCTCGGTCTGCGGACCGGTGAGTTCGAGGACGCCCGCCTCGATCAGCGCGATCATCTCCTCGATGCGCGAGGTGGGCGGGCCGATGGAGAGGAAGGCGTTCAACGGCGTGTACCAGCCGTCGAGTTCGTCGCGGTGCGAGTCGCCGTGCAGCCCGCTGTGGTCGACCGCGAGCCGGATCTCGTTGCGCAGGTCGCGCAGGACGTCGAGGGCGGACTTGAGCGGCCCGCTGAGGTTGCCGTACTTGGCCTCGCGCACGTCGTCGCGCAGATACCGGAGCAGCCACTCGCGGAACGCGTCCCGGTCGCCGAACTCCTGGCCGTCGTACGGGCGCGAAAGGCGCTCCCAGCTCCAGCGCTCCGCTTCGGGGATGCCGGCCGCGTCCAGTATCGCGTGCTGCTCTTCGGTGCTCTCGCAGGCCAGAAAGCGGTCCACCAGGTCGGCGCGCTCGGCGCCGCGGCCGTGGGCGGTGAGCCAGGTGCCGTAGTAGACGCTCTCCACCTCGCGGGTGATCAGCGGCCACAACTCGTCGCG encodes the following:
- a CDS encoding adenylosuccinate lyase family protein, which produces MTTRPGSLLDSGLLSPVRVGTPVEEAVGDLAWLQAMLDAEAALVRAQARLGTVPQKAAEVIGAEARAEHLDLRELALAARETANPVVGLVQAFSKRVAAVDPAAAHYVHRGSTSQDIFDTGAMLVAQRALRLMRADLARSADALAGLAREHRDTTMAGRTLALHAVPTTFGLKAAGWRKLLLDADLRLERVLDGGLPVSLGGAAGTLAGYLEYARLDGEGPLDPGEYAARLTDAFAQETGLATAELPWHTLRTPLADLAAALAFTAAALGKIAVDVQSLTRTEVAEVAEPAVTGRGSSSAMPHKRNPVLATLLRSAALQVPVLAAGVTQCVLSEDERSAGAWHAEWQLLRECLRLTGGATHTLVELAEGLEVRPERMAENLALTGGQIVSERIAAVLAPRLGKAEAKQALTRASHTAQRSGRPLGDVLAESEELSGHFTAGELAELCDPARYTGAAAALVDRAVREPH